A region from the Salicibibacter cibarius genome encodes:
- a CDS encoding type II toxin-antitoxin system death-on-curing family toxin, protein MRFLTVKEVEAINQYIILKYSPGEPIGVKSLDLLESAVYRPQQSAFGEDAYPTVYEKTAALFESLAQNHPFYNANKRTAFISLTQFLYYNGYDFEMTSQKEQENFTVDVVT, encoded by the coding sequence ATGCGCTTTTTAACGGTCAAAGAAGTTGAAGCGATTAATCAATACATCATTCTTAAATATTCGCCAGGTGAACCCATTGGAGTTAAATCGCTCGATTTATTGGAATCGGCGGTGTATCGTCCTCAACAATCCGCATTCGGAGAAGATGCCTATCCGACTGTTTATGAGAAGACAGCGGCGCTTTTTGAATCATTGGCGCAAAATCACCCGTTTTATAACGCAAATAAACGGACGGCATTTATTTCTCTCACTCAATTTTTGTATTATAACGGTTATGATTTTGAAATGACGAGCCAAAAAGAGCAAGAAAATTTCACGGTTGACGTGGTTACGTAA
- a CDS encoding nucleotidyltransferase family protein, translated as MEKLVLFGSRARGDYRKSSDIDLAVFTNSSHSQQNLMEQSIYELPTLLKIDVVFMSRLSKEKMISNILKEGAVIYK; from the coding sequence ATAGAAAAACTTGTTTTATTCGGATCCCGAGCAAGAGGTGACTATCGCAAGTCTTCTGATATCGATTTGGCTGTCTTTACTAATAGTTCACATTCTCAACAAAACTTAATGGAACAATCTATATATGAACTCCCTACACTATTAAAAATTGATGTGGTTTTCATGAGTCGGCTATCTAAAGAAAAGATGATTTCAAACATTCTAAAAGAGGGTGCCGTTATTTATAAATGA